The Acidianus infernus genome window below encodes:
- a CDS encoding DEAD/DEAH box helicase, with amino-acid sequence MNELQKLFEEKYEEGKNFLISAPTGSGKTYLAKEILLKAKGISVYVSPLKALSREVYEDIRDKRDTKYVDSDVYEDDLRNFKSKTLLSTYEKFDSSIRHRYAWLRKVEVIVIDEIHNVESNRGLAIENIVLWAKKNGVQIIGLSATLPSVKNYANWLKAEVIEYNKRTVPLHECVAYPYVIRCYDNDFTIPLEPLNGIRSEKLEILIPTLRYIIKQGKNALVFVRSRKSAESLSETLRKFGFNASHYHSGVPLEERRQIVDMLKKGEINVVVSTTALGQGVNLPVYATIFYDTVLPESDEKGNLKGWRDLSLMEFKQMAGRAGRPSFDKEGMSIIISTSMRKAEEFRRKYFSSTYEEEKNTYTLDDLSLGVISWREGYSKEDLQSILKCSLKYNKITEEEFLKSLNTLREVNLIEEDGGGIFLTPLGKAVSLSYIDISLLKGFQIISSDLLTTVVSSNAVAQELRGCKCGRELLKRWSNGEDFSSLCKNLSAKDINEVISNARWISFALYRVLKALGKNDEAKEALRLYYQIKYGVPFEGVRLAKLGLDRGTVMKLLVDKKIKDEKDLCIKIFTPPLKVLIKERGYDPAGVCREVYSKDLDVYEMARVVTKYYGKEFEGKKIDKEILEKLISLGIVEKRIRKEKDGNEKVVYFIQPFS; translated from the coding sequence GTGAACGAGTTACAGAAATTATTCGAGGAGAAATATGAGGAAGGAAAGAACTTCCTTATCTCTGCACCTACTGGATCTGGAAAAACTTACTTAGCAAAGGAAATTCTATTGAAGGCAAAAGGAATTTCCGTTTATGTTTCACCTTTAAAAGCTTTATCGAGGGAAGTTTACGAGGACATAAGAGATAAGAGGGATACGAAATATGTAGATTCGGACGTTTATGAAGACGACCTTAGGAACTTTAAGAGTAAAACGCTACTTTCAACTTATGAAAAGTTTGATAGTTCAATAAGGCATAGATACGCTTGGTTAAGGAAAGTTGAAGTAATAGTCATAGACGAAATACATAACGTAGAAAGCAATAGAGGGCTAGCGATAGAAAATATAGTATTATGGGCTAAGAAAAACGGTGTACAAATTATAGGCTTAAGTGCTACATTACCTAGCGTTAAAAACTACGCTAATTGGCTAAAGGCGGAGGTGATAGAATATAATAAAAGGACAGTCCCTCTTCACGAGTGCGTAGCATATCCTTACGTAATTAGGTGCTATGATAACGATTTTACAATACCTTTAGAGCCTTTAAACGGAATAAGAAGTGAAAAGTTAGAAATCCTCATTCCAACATTGAGGTACATTATAAAACAAGGTAAGAACGCACTAGTTTTCGTAAGAAGTAGGAAATCAGCAGAAAGCCTTTCTGAGACTTTAAGAAAATTCGGCTTTAACGCTTCACATTACCATAGTGGAGTTCCTTTAGAGGAAAGAAGACAAATAGTTGATATGTTAAAGAAAGGAGAAATTAACGTAGTAGTTTCAACCACGGCATTAGGCCAAGGTGTTAATTTGCCAGTTTATGCTACAATTTTCTATGATACTGTATTGCCGGAATCAGACGAAAAAGGTAATCTAAAGGGTTGGAGAGATCTGAGCTTAATGGAATTCAAGCAGATGGCAGGAAGGGCTGGAAGGCCGAGCTTTGACAAGGAGGGAATGAGTATAATTATTTCAACGTCTATGAGGAAAGCTGAAGAGTTTAGAAGGAAATATTTTTCCTCAACTTATGAAGAGGAAAAGAATACTTACACGCTTGATGATTTGTCATTAGGCGTAATATCATGGAGGGAAGGTTATAGTAAGGAAGACCTCCAATCGATTTTAAAGTGCAGTTTAAAGTATAATAAAATAACTGAAGAAGAATTCTTGAAGAGTTTAAACACATTAAGGGAGGTTAATTTAATTGAAGAGGATGGAGGAGGAATATTTTTAACGCCTTTGGGTAAAGCGGTTTCCTTGAGCTATATTGATATCTCGCTTTTAAAGGGTTTTCAAATAATTTCTTCCGATCTTTTAACCACAGTTGTCTCCTCAAACGCGGTTGCGCAAGAACTAAGGGGTTGTAAATGCGGAAGAGAATTATTAAAGAGGTGGAGTAATGGTGAGGACTTCTCTTCTCTATGTAAGAATTTATCGGCAAAGGATATAAATGAAGTAATAAGCAATGCTAGGTGGATTTCATTTGCCCTATATAGAGTACTGAAAGCTTTAGGTAAAAACGATGAGGCTAAGGAAGCATTAAGGTTATACTATCAAATAAAGTACGGGGTTCCTTTTGAGGGAGTAAGGTTAGCAAAGTTGGGCTTAGACAGAGGCACTGTAATGAAGCTGTTAGTGGATAAGAAAATAAAGGACGAGAAGGATCTTTGCATAAAAATATTTACTCCACCCTTAAAAGTACTGATCAAGGAAAGGGGTTACGATCCTGCAGGAGTATGCAGAGAAGTGTACAGTAAAGATCTAGATGTTTACGAAATGGCTAGAGTAGTTACTAAATATTACGGAAAAGAGTTTGAAGGAAAGAAGATAGATAAAGAAATCCTAGAAAAGCTGATTTCCCTAGGTATAGTAGAGAAAAGAATTAGGAAAGAAAAAGATGGAAATGAAAAGGTAGTATATTTCATTCAACCTTTTTCATGA
- a CDS encoding thioesterase family protein: MEFLEKKFTVKPEHSAVKVSSGAVDVLSTPCLIAFMEDASFTLLQEKLGKGLTSVGYHVDVKHLAPAPIGAEILVRSTILKEEGKRVTFKVEAFYKDKKIAEGIHERVIVNEEEFMKKVE; the protein is encoded by the coding sequence ATGGAATTTTTGGAGAAAAAATTCACAGTAAAACCTGAGCATTCTGCAGTAAAGGTATCTAGCGGTGCAGTTGATGTGCTATCTACGCCTTGCTTAATAGCCTTTATGGAAGATGCTTCCTTTACTTTACTTCAAGAAAAACTAGGTAAAGGATTAACAAGCGTTGGGTATCACGTTGATGTAAAACACCTTGCTCCTGCACCTATAGGTGCAGAAATATTAGTTAGATCTACAATACTAAAAGAAGAAGGTAAAAGAGTTACTTTCAAAGTCGAGGCATTTTACAAGGATAAAAAGATAGCCGAAGGAATTCACGAGAGAGTAATAGTAAACGAGGAGGAATTCATGAAAAAGGTTGAATGA
- a CDS encoding ABC transporter ATP-binding protein, which produces METYENELIAIIGPSGIGKSTLLRILGGFVKPDHGEVRLLGKKITQPTPKIALIHQSIVTFPWFTALENVKIGLKYKKLPKEKEDEIARKMLELVGLSGFEDFYPKQMSGGMRQRIAIARALAADPVVLLMDEPFAHLDELTAEGLRREIYSILFNEDTSLRSAVLVSHNLNEVVELADRVYVLNGRPASVVGEVKIELDRPRKPKDDRFQAYLDQLYSLLTPVEKNVEQKDRGKEDV; this is translated from the coding sequence ATTGAAACTTACGAAAACGAACTAATAGCAATTATAGGACCTTCCGGTATAGGAAAATCAACCTTATTGAGAATCCTTGGAGGGTTTGTTAAACCTGATCATGGAGAAGTTAGATTATTAGGAAAGAAAATAACTCAACCTACTCCGAAGATAGCTTTGATCCACCAATCAATTGTGACATTCCCTTGGTTTACCGCATTAGAGAACGTTAAAATAGGGTTAAAGTATAAGAAATTGCCTAAGGAAAAAGAAGATGAAATAGCGAGAAAGATGTTAGAGCTTGTAGGTTTATCGGGCTTTGAGGATTTCTATCCTAAGCAAATGAGCGGTGGTATGAGACAAAGGATTGCAATAGCAAGGGCTTTAGCTGCAGATCCAGTGGTTTTATTAATGGATGAGCCCTTTGCTCACTTAGACGAATTAACAGCGGAAGGTCTTAGGAGAGAGATTTACTCTATATTATTCAATGAGGATACTTCTTTAAGGTCAGCAGTTCTAGTTTCACATAACTTAAATGAGGTAGTAGAATTAGCCGACAGAGTTTACGTATTAAATGGAAGACCAGCTAGCGTCGTAGGAGAAGTTAAGATAGAATTAGATAGACCCAGAAAGCCTAAAGATGACAGGTTTCAAGCATATCTAGATCAACTTTATTCTCTCCTAACCCCAGTTGAGAAGAACGTAGAACAGAAGGATAGGGGTAAAGAAGATGTTTGA
- a CDS encoding ABC transporter permease: MFDIWLAIYDTLLTLGRVFIDIAFAIITGWLLAYASLKSKTFENIYISLSEIFESVPVISFFPVVLIFFVFSIGGSLGIELAVLFLVFTAVVWNIWMGIYQAFKTVPSEMEEVIRNYRFGFVGKMLRLYIPFSMPRIAANLIPSFADALFYITVSEVFSIGTKCYEVPGIGSLIAQYTAEGDYTDAIYALIVLGIFTTTITLLLREFAEYSVKKYGLDTEASLKSFKRGRFRIRYSARLSNSKGVFAKLGKYLTKPPYFTRQNRLMEEEEEAKKRKIPINMISAGIGILLLIIILYGAYSVIISVKPSTWSYLISTLPQDLTDLGVDYLRVAVIALMSFIFAVFVGYYLARHTNADRVIVPIIQTFSAFPAPAYFPLLYGFTYTYVSSIFGPFTNEFYVLLLGFISTFYYVFYSFWIGVKNLPSEYWELMDNLKLGFWTKMRKIILPATFPYIISGMSSTINSAWGGLAIGEYWPDIYQSHTLEVRTGLMKALAIADNQGNLALVGWLSLIFAIIVVIYSVLFTRKMMDLARKKYVAEEGIYAA; encoded by the coding sequence ATGTTTGATATTTGGCTTGCTATATATGATACTCTCCTAACCTTAGGTAGAGTATTTATAGATATAGCTTTTGCAATAATAACAGGCTGGCTTTTAGCTTATGCGTCTTTAAAAAGTAAAACATTTGAAAACATATATATCTCTTTATCAGAGATTTTCGAGTCTGTACCAGTAATTTCCTTCTTCCCCGTAGTCTTAATTTTCTTCGTTTTTAGTATAGGTGGTAGTTTAGGAATAGAGCTAGCTGTGCTGTTTTTAGTTTTTACGGCAGTTGTTTGGAATATTTGGATGGGGATATATCAAGCCTTTAAGACGGTCCCGTCAGAAATGGAGGAAGTAATAAGGAATTATAGATTCGGTTTCGTAGGGAAAATGCTTCGACTTTATATTCCTTTCTCCATGCCTAGAATTGCTGCAAATTTAATTCCTAGCTTTGCTGATGCGTTATTTTACATTACGGTAAGTGAAGTTTTCAGCATAGGTACTAAGTGTTATGAGGTTCCCGGTATTGGTAGTTTAATAGCTCAATATACTGCAGAAGGCGACTATACTGATGCTATCTATGCATTAATAGTTCTAGGAATTTTTACTACTACAATAACACTTTTATTAAGAGAATTTGCAGAATATTCTGTTAAAAAATACGGACTTGATACTGAAGCTTCATTAAAATCTTTTAAGAGAGGAAGATTTAGGATAAGGTACTCTGCTAGATTAAGTAATTCTAAAGGAGTTTTTGCTAAGCTAGGAAAATATTTGACTAAACCACCTTACTTTACAAGGCAAAATAGACTTATGGAAGAGGAAGAAGAAGCTAAAAAGAGGAAAATTCCAATTAATATGATTTCAGCTGGAATAGGAATATTGCTTCTAATAATAATTCTCTATGGTGCATATTCAGTAATAATTTCTGTTAAGCCATCAACATGGAGTTATTTAATTTCAACTCTGCCTCAAGATTTAACAGACTTAGGAGTCGATTACCTAAGAGTTGCGGTGATTGCTTTAATGTCTTTTATCTTTGCAGTATTTGTAGGATATTACCTTGCCAGACATACAAATGCTGATAGAGTAATTGTACCTATAATACAAACTTTCTCTGCTTTTCCTGCTCCAGCTTACTTTCCTCTACTTTACGGATTTACATATACCTACGTAAGTTCAATATTTGGCCCATTTACTAACGAGTTTTACGTTCTACTTTTAGGTTTCATCTCCACTTTTTACTATGTATTTTACAGTTTCTGGATAGGAGTTAAGAATTTACCATCAGAATACTGGGAATTAATGGACAACCTTAAGTTAGGATTCTGGACTAAAATGAGGAAAATAATATTGCCTGCAACATTTCCTTATATAATATCTGGAATGAGTAGTACAATAAATAGTGCCTGGGGAGGGTTAGCAATAGGCGAATATTGGCCAGATATTTACCAATCGCATACTCTTGAAGTAAGAACAGGATTAATGAAGGCGTTAGCTATAGCTGATAATCAAGGAAATCTTGCATTAGTTGGGTGGCTTTCTTTAATATTTGCTATTATAGTAGTAATATACTCAGTACTATTCACGAGAAAAATGATGGATTTAGCTAGAAAGAAATATGTAGCAGAAGAAGGAATATATGCTGCATAG
- a CDS encoding acetyl-CoA carboxylase biotin carboxylase subunit produces MPPFGKVLVANRGEIAVRVMKAIKEMGMKAVAVYSEADKYALHVKYADEAYYIGKAPALDSYLNIDHIIDAAEKAHVDAVHPGYGFLSENADFAAAVEKAGMTFIGPSSDVMNKIKDKLDGKRVAKMAGVPIAPGSDGPVSSLDEALKIAEKIGYPIMVKAASGGGGVGITRVDNPDQLVEVWERNKRLAFQAFGKADLYIEKYAVNPRHIEFQLIGDKYGDYVVAWERECTIQRRNQKLIEEAPSPALKMEEREKMFEPIIKFGQIIHYFTLGTFETAFSDVTREFYFLELNKRLQVEHPTTELIFRIDLVKLQILLAAGEHLPFTQEELNKRARGAAIEYRINAEDPLNNFTGSSGYITYYKEPTGPGVRVDSGVEAGSWVPPFYDSLISKLIVYGENRAYAIQTGIRALNDYKIGGVKTTIELYKWIMMDPDFQEGRFSTSYISQKTEQFTKYLRQQEELKAALALEIQSRGLNRQGATSVTTSQRQPKSAWKTYGLVSQASSRVMW; encoded by the coding sequence ATGCCTCCTTTTGGAAAAGTTCTCGTTGCGAATAGAGGAGAGATTGCAGTCAGAGTAATGAAAGCAATAAAAGAAATGGGGATGAAAGCAGTTGCTGTTTACTCCGAAGCCGACAAGTACGCTTTACATGTTAAATACGCCGATGAAGCTTATTACATAGGTAAAGCTCCAGCCCTTGATAGTTATTTAAATATCGATCATATTATCGATGCAGCAGAGAAAGCTCATGTAGATGCAGTACATCCTGGTTACGGTTTTCTTTCGGAGAATGCAGACTTTGCTGCTGCAGTGGAAAAAGCTGGAATGACTTTCATAGGTCCCTCCTCAGATGTTATGAATAAGATAAAGGACAAACTTGACGGAAAAAGAGTTGCAAAAATGGCCGGAGTACCTATAGCTCCTGGATCCGATGGTCCGGTTAGTTCATTAGATGAGGCACTAAAGATTGCAGAAAAAATTGGTTACCCAATAATGGTAAAGGCTGCAAGCGGCGGTGGAGGAGTCGGAATAACTAGAGTAGATAATCCTGACCAACTAGTTGAAGTGTGGGAAAGAAACAAAAGATTGGCTTTTCAAGCTTTTGGAAAAGCAGATCTTTATATAGAAAAATATGCAGTTAATCCAAGACATATAGAATTTCAGTTAATAGGAGATAAATATGGTGATTATGTAGTAGCTTGGGAGAGAGAATGTACGATCCAGAGGAGAAACCAGAAATTGATAGAGGAGGCACCTTCTCCTGCATTAAAAATGGAAGAAAGGGAAAAAATGTTTGAACCAATAATAAAGTTCGGTCAAATAATTCACTACTTTACATTGGGTACATTTGAAACAGCATTTTCTGACGTTACTAGGGAGTTCTATTTCTTAGAGTTAAACAAGAGATTGCAAGTAGAGCATCCTACCACTGAGTTAATTTTTAGAATAGATTTAGTTAAGCTTCAAATACTCCTTGCTGCAGGAGAACATTTACCTTTTACACAAGAGGAACTTAATAAGAGAGCAAGAGGTGCGGCAATAGAATATAGAATAAATGCAGAAGATCCTTTAAATAATTTCACAGGTAGCTCTGGTTATATTACTTATTACAAGGAACCTACTGGTCCGGGAGTTAGAGTAGATAGCGGAGTTGAAGCAGGAAGCTGGGTTCCGCCCTTTTATGATTCCCTTATATCTAAATTAATAGTATACGGCGAAAATAGAGCTTACGCTATTCAAACTGGAATAAGAGCTTTGAATGATTATAAGATAGGCGGCGTAAAGACAACCATTGAGCTTTACAAATGGATTATGATGGATCCTGACTTTCAAGAAGGAAGGTTCTCTACATCATATATTTCACAAAAAACTGAACAATTTACAAAGTATTTGAGACAACAAGAGGAGTTGAAGGCTGCATTAGCATTAGAAATCCAGAGTAGGGGATTAAATAGGCAAGGGGCAACTTCAGTTACAACTTCGCAAAGGCAACCTAAATCTGCATGGAAGACTTACGGTTTGGTATCTCAAGCCTCTTCGAGGGTGATGTGGTAA
- a CDS encoding biotin/lipoyl-containing protein, whose product MKLYRVYSETGDTYLMAVESKGNVDKIKTEANEFEIEYLGKGTRENEYLFKVNGEIHHVFVDNGYVFVDNASVFKLERAIELPTKEGESVEEMIKGREGEVISPLQGRVVSIRVKEGDAVNKGQPLLSIEAMKSETIISAPVAGVVEKILVKQGQGVKKGDTLVIIK is encoded by the coding sequence ATGAAATTATATAGAGTCTATTCCGAGACTGGGGATACTTACTTAATGGCGGTTGAAAGTAAAGGTAACGTTGATAAGATAAAAACTGAAGCTAACGAATTTGAGATAGAGTATTTAGGAAAAGGTACTAGAGAGAACGAGTACTTGTTTAAGGTCAATGGCGAAATCCATCATGTATTTGTAGATAATGGATATGTCTTTGTTGACAACGCTAGCGTATTTAAGTTAGAGAGAGCCATAGAGTTGCCTACTAAGGAAGGCGAATCGGTTGAGGAAATGATTAAAGGAAGAGAAGGAGAGGTTATTTCACCATTACAAGGAAGGGTTGTTAGCATAAGAGTTAAAGAAGGCGATGCCGTGAACAAAGGTCAACCTTTGTTGTCTATTGAGGCAATGAAATCTGAAACTATAATTTCGGCTCCAGTTGCAGGAGTTGTAGAGAAAATCCTAGTTAAGCAAGGTCAAGGAGTAAAGAAGGGAGATACGCTTGTTATCATTAAGTGA
- a CDS encoding acyl-CoA carboxylase subunit beta, translating into MSKEEKTMDKLIQELKNMKEKAYQGGGEDKIKAQHSKGKLTARERLALLFDEGTFNEIMSFATTRATEFGLDKMKMYGDGVVTGWGKVDGRTVFAYSQDFTELGGTLGEMHANKIARIYELALKVGAPVVGINDSGGARIQEGAVALEGYGQVFKMNVMASGVIPQITIMAGPAAGGAVYSPALTDFIIMIKGDAYYMFVTGPEITKVVLGEEVSFQDLGGAVIHATKSGVVHFLAENEQDAINIAKRLLSYLPSNNMEEPPFMDTGDPADRDVKDVEQIVPTDSAKPFDMKEIIYRIVDNGEFLEVHKHWAQNIVVGFARIAGNVVGIVANNSQYLGAAIDIDAADKAARFIRFCDAFNIPLISLVDTPGYIPGTDQEYKGIIRHGAKMLYAFAEATVPKITVIIRKSYGGAHIAMSIKSLGADLVYAWPTAEIAVTGPEGAVRILYRKEIQASSNPDEFIKQKIAEYRKLFANPYWAAEKGLIDDVIEPKDTRRIIASALEMLRNKREYRYPKKHGNIPL; encoded by the coding sequence ATGTCCAAAGAAGAAAAAACTATGGATAAATTAATACAGGAATTAAAAAATATGAAAGAAAAGGCATATCAAGGCGGAGGAGAAGATAAGATAAAAGCTCAACATAGCAAAGGCAAGTTAACTGCCAGAGAAAGGTTAGCTCTACTTTTCGATGAAGGAACTTTTAACGAAATAATGAGTTTTGCTACTACTAGGGCTACAGAATTTGGATTAGATAAAATGAAAATGTACGGCGACGGTGTAGTAACAGGCTGGGGCAAGGTAGATGGCAGGACTGTTTTTGCATACTCCCAAGACTTTACTGAGTTAGGCGGAACTTTAGGGGAAATGCATGCAAATAAAATAGCAAGAATTTACGAGCTTGCATTGAAAGTCGGAGCACCAGTTGTAGGAATAAATGACTCTGGAGGAGCGAGAATTCAAGAAGGTGCAGTAGCGCTTGAAGGTTATGGTCAAGTATTCAAGATGAACGTGATGGCTTCCGGAGTAATTCCGCAAATTACTATAATGGCAGGGCCCGCAGCAGGTGGAGCAGTATATTCTCCAGCTTTAACAGATTTCATTATTATGATTAAAGGCGACGCTTATTACATGTTCGTCACCGGTCCCGAAATAACTAAAGTAGTGTTAGGAGAAGAGGTAAGCTTCCAAGACTTAGGAGGAGCAGTTATTCATGCTACAAAGTCTGGAGTAGTTCATTTCCTAGCAGAGAATGAACAAGACGCAATTAACATTGCCAAGAGATTACTTTCCTATTTGCCTTCAAATAATATGGAAGAGCCACCGTTTATGGACACAGGAGATCCTGCCGATAGAGATGTTAAAGACGTTGAGCAAATAGTTCCTACAGATTCTGCAAAACCTTTTGATATGAAGGAAATCATATATAGGATAGTAGATAACGGAGAATTCCTAGAGGTTCATAAGCATTGGGCACAGAATATTGTAGTAGGATTTGCAAGAATTGCGGGAAACGTTGTAGGAATAGTTGCAAATAACTCTCAGTACTTAGGAGCAGCTATAGACATCGATGCTGCAGATAAAGCAGCAAGATTCATAAGGTTCTGTGATGCATTTAACATTCCTTTAATAAGCCTTGTAGATACTCCAGGATATATTCCTGGTACAGACCAAGAATATAAGGGAATAATAAGGCACGGTGCAAAAATGCTTTATGCGTTTGCAGAGGCTACAGTACCTAAGATAACAGTTATAATAAGGAAATCCTACGGAGGGGCACATATTGCAATGAGCATAAAGAGTTTAGGAGCAGATCTAGTTTATGCTTGGCCTACAGCTGAAATTGCCGTAACTGGTCCCGAAGGTGCTGTAAGGATATTATATAGGAAGGAAATCCAGGCGTCGAGCAACCCAGATGAGTTCATAAAGCAAAAGATCGCGGAATATAGGAAATTATTTGCTAATCCTTACTGGGCTGCAGAGAAGGGATTAATAGACGACGTTATAGAACCCAAGGATACTAGGAGGATAATAGCTTCGGCATTAGAGATGTTAAGAAATAAGAGGGAATATAGATATCCAAAGAAGCATGGTAATATACCGCTCTAA
- the hel308 gene encoding ATP-dependent DNA helicase Hel308 — protein MEFTPIDKLNVDERIIKILKKKGIEKLNPVQTDAVNSGLLEGKRLLVTSPTGSGKTLIAELGIISHLLSKGGKAVYITPLKALTAEKYNELKDWEELGFKVGMTSGDYDSDDAWLENYDIIVSTYEKIDSLWRHNPSWLSEVDYFVLDEFHYLNDEERGPVVESVAIRAKRKNLLALSATISNYEKIANWLNAIPVTTNWRPVPLREGVIVEGKKSYQLIFPDETIEIKGNDPIIAYTLYVLEHGGQVLVFRNSRKMAESTAKKISSSMGLLSLPDKELLKVGEEIKNVEDAGSDEKEELYELVVRGVAFHHAGLSKGLREIIERAFRERKIKVIVATPTLAAGVNLPARAVIIGDFHRYNRKILGYQEEIPIMEYKQMAGRAGRPGFDKEGEAVIVVRNKKEAEKVFKKYILSPPEPIESRLGNESAFYSFLLGIISSEKKISEDDLEDYAMDTLLDKDVAEKYVKRGITWLRDNEFIAGDDELVLTKFGKRVADLYINPFTAKVFKDYLTKSDKSCNIAYLHLVAYTPDGPTVSVTRSELEELVDEAPCPLFVEEPEDEDEFYNYVSALKVAMIINDWIEEVDEDVILSRYGIGSGDLRSIIDTMDWLTYSGYNVAKVLDLKEHYESLYTLNLRVKDGVKEELLDLVKIQGVGRKRARILYNHGIKKPEDVVMNVEKVKSLLGQKIGEKIAKEAARIIAGNA, from the coding sequence ATGGAATTCACACCGATAGACAAGCTTAACGTAGATGAGAGGATAATAAAGATTCTAAAGAAGAAAGGAATAGAAAAGTTAAATCCCGTACAGACGGATGCAGTTAATAGCGGGTTACTAGAAGGAAAAAGGCTCTTAGTTACTTCACCTACTGGATCTGGAAAAACTTTGATAGCAGAACTTGGGATAATATCTCATCTACTTTCCAAAGGAGGAAAAGCAGTTTATATTACACCATTAAAAGCGTTGACTGCTGAAAAATATAACGAGCTAAAAGATTGGGAAGAATTAGGATTTAAAGTAGGGATGACGTCAGGAGACTACGACAGTGACGACGCTTGGTTAGAAAATTATGATATAATAGTCTCGACGTACGAGAAAATTGATTCATTATGGAGACATAACCCATCTTGGCTAAGCGAAGTAGATTACTTTGTCTTAGATGAATTTCACTATTTAAATGATGAAGAAAGAGGACCAGTAGTTGAAAGCGTTGCAATAAGGGCAAAAAGGAAAAATTTGTTAGCGTTAAGTGCTACAATAAGTAACTATGAAAAGATAGCCAACTGGCTGAATGCTATACCGGTAACAACAAACTGGAGACCAGTTCCTTTAAGAGAAGGAGTTATTGTTGAAGGAAAAAAGAGTTACCAGCTAATTTTTCCTGACGAGACAATAGAAATTAAAGGAAACGACCCAATAATTGCTTATACACTTTACGTATTAGAGCACGGAGGACAAGTTTTAGTATTTAGAAATTCTAGAAAAATGGCAGAAAGTACTGCAAAAAAGATTTCCTCATCAATGGGGTTATTATCCTTACCAGATAAGGAATTACTTAAGGTCGGTGAAGAAATAAAGAACGTAGAAGATGCTGGTAGTGACGAAAAGGAGGAGCTTTACGAACTAGTAGTTAGAGGAGTTGCTTTCCATCACGCTGGACTTTCTAAAGGACTTAGAGAAATAATAGAAAGAGCTTTTAGAGAAAGGAAAATTAAGGTCATAGTTGCAACGCCAACTTTAGCTGCAGGAGTTAATTTACCTGCAAGGGCAGTAATAATTGGGGACTTTCATAGATACAATAGGAAAATACTTGGATATCAAGAGGAAATCCCAATAATGGAATATAAACAAATGGCGGGAAGAGCCGGAAGGCCAGGCTTTGACAAGGAAGGAGAAGCAGTAATTGTAGTAAGGAATAAAAAAGAGGCAGAAAAAGTGTTTAAAAAATATATTTTATCTCCACCTGAGCCCATAGAGTCAAGACTTGGCAATGAATCTGCATTTTATTCTTTCTTACTAGGAATAATTTCTTCAGAGAAGAAAATTTCTGAGGACGATTTAGAAGATTACGCAATGGATACATTGCTTGATAAAGACGTTGCAGAAAAGTATGTAAAGAGAGGTATAACTTGGTTAAGAGATAATGAATTCATTGCAGGCGATGATGAGTTAGTATTAACAAAATTCGGCAAAAGAGTTGCAGATCTTTATATCAATCCTTTCACGGCCAAGGTCTTTAAAGACTATTTGACAAAGAGTGATAAAAGTTGTAACATTGCTTATTTGCATTTAGTTGCTTACACTCCAGACGGACCTACAGTTTCGGTAACAAGAAGTGAACTTGAAGAACTTGTTGACGAAGCTCCTTGCCCGTTATTTGTAGAAGAACCGGAAGACGAAGACGAATTTTACAATTACGTTTCTGCCCTTAAAGTTGCAATGATAATTAACGATTGGATAGAAGAAGTAGATGAAGACGTAATTTTAAGCAGATACGGAATAGGTTCTGGTGACCTCAGAAGTATTATTGACACAATGGATTGGCTAACTTACAGTGGTTATAATGTAGCAAAAGTTCTTGACCTTAAGGAGCACTATGAATCCCTCTATACGCTTAATCTGAGGGTAAAGGATGGAGTCAAGGAAGAATTACTTGACCTAGTTAAGATTCAAGGCGTTGGAAGGAAGAGGGCAAGGATTCTTTATAATCACGGAATAAAGAAGCCAGAGGACGTGGTAATGAATGTAGAGAAAGTCAAATCACTATTGGGCCAGAAAATAGGTGAGAAAATTGCAAAAGAAGCTGCAAGAATTATTGCTGGAAATGCTTAA
- a CDS encoding ribbon-helix-helix domain-containing protein, with product MEQVKKVGDGVYEVEMNETLTISFKLEEEFLKQVDEAVKSLGYANRSELIRDAILEYISYLEGKKNGNS from the coding sequence ATGGAACAAGTTAAAAAAGTTGGCGATGGTGTGTATGAAGTAGAAATGAATGAAACGTTAACAATATCGTTTAAATTGGAGGAAGAATTTTTAAAACAAGTAGATGAGGCAGTAAAAAGTTTAGGTTATGCTAATAGGAGTGAACTAATAAGGGACGCAATACTGGAATATATTTCTTATTTGGAAGGTAAAAAGAATGGAAATTCTTGA